The Candidatus Gracilibacteria bacterium genome window below encodes:
- the dnaG gene encoding DNA primase: MSSTLVSDIESRIDIVELVREYVPLKKSGTNWKGLSPFKAEKTPSFVVSPAKQIAYCFATNQGGGPLQILMLLEKIEFREALQILAKKAGVELKTDTVQNQTSDEKALLIKLYQEVAAFYTKTLWSPEGEKAREYILARGLSEETLKTWGIGYSLEPREMFESMKKKGFSEKLLLESGIFISGYKDRFFGRLIFPIRNYRGDVIAFSGRTLKSGSDEAKYVNSPETLIFHKSNILFGIDRAKQSIAKAKKVIIVEGQMDTVSLHQAGIDNVVGISGTALTEEHIRLIRRLTDQIYLCLDRDEAGTLAILRSIENLQNEAVDIYVIDLGGAKDPDEFLRSGGDFGEKIQHAKPAIEFLIEAGAQKHNITTNQGKKALLQEILTMITHMQGTVEIDQSLRLTAKKLDLSLQTLYSEYNRAVRGKKYEKPQTESASPQLSGQDYLIAYIAGLVGGKELFLEQCIFYTEMSHDASFLNLQHCLEGTLDDETLRMYELRFETLTENKKPETLFQEFSELIKNTDKAIFRKLQKEYAHDLQKLQDLLIKAKEKSLI, encoded by the coding sequence ATGTCCTCCACACTTGTCTCTGACATAGAATCACGTATCGATATCGTCGAACTCGTGCGAGAATACGTACCTCTCAAAAAGTCTGGAACGAATTGGAAATGACTCTCTCCTTTTAAGGCGGAAAAAACACCTTCTTTTGTCGTATCACCCGCCAAACAAATTGCCTACTGTTTTGCAACAAATCAAGGAGGGGGACCACTACAAATACTCATGCTTTTAGAAAAAATAGAATTTCGGGAAGCACTCCAAATACTCGCTAAAAAAGCATGAGTAGAGCTCAAGACAGATACCGTGCAAAACCAAACCAGTGATGAAAAAGCACTCCTCATAAAGCTCTATCAAGAAGTGGCAGCATTTTATACCAAAACATTGTGGTCACCCGAGGGGGAAAAGGCACGCGAATATATCCTCGCACGGGGACTCTCAGAAGAGACACTGAAGACGTGGGGGATTGGTTATAGTCTTGAGCCACGAGAAATGTTTGAATCGATGAAAAAGAAAGGTTTTTCAGAAAAACTCCTGCTCGAAAGTGGCATTTTTATATCGGGATATAAAGACCGATTTTTCGGACGACTGATATTTCCTATACGAAATTATCGCTGAGATGTCATCGCTTTCTCAGGAAGAACGCTCAAATCAGGAAGTGATGAGGCAAAATATGTGAATTCTCCTGAGACACTTATTTTTCATAAAAGTAATATCCTCTTTGGTATCGATCGTGCAAAGCAATCCATCGCAAAAGCAAAAAAGGTCATCATCGTGGAGGGACAAATGGACACAGTCAGTCTCCATCAGGCCGGTATAGATAATGTCGTCTGAATCAGTGGCACGGCCCTCACAGAAGAACATATCCGACTCATCCGACGTCTGACAGACCAGATTTACCTCTGCCTCGATCGAGATGAGGCAGGCACATTGGCGATTCTGCGTTCAATAGAAAATCTCCAAAATGAAGCAGTGGATATTTATGTGATTGACCTCGGAGGAGCAAAAGATCCTGATGAATTTCTCCGGTCATGAGGAGATTTTTGAGAAAAAATACAGCATGCCAAACCTGCCATAGAATTTCTTATAGAAGCTGGGGCACAAAAGCATAATATCACAACAAATCAAGGCAAGAAAGCTCTCCTACAAGAAATTCTCACGATGATAACCCATATGCAGGGGACGGTGGAAATCGACCAATCCCTGCGTCTTACGGCAAAAAAACTTGATTTAAGCTTGCAAACTCTCTACTCTGAATACAATAGAGCAGTTCGTGGGAAAAAGTATGAGAAACCTCAGACCGAAAGTGCATCTCCACAGCTCTCATGACAAGACTATCTTATCGCTTATATAGCGGGTCTTGTGGGAGGAAAAGAACTATTTTTGGAGCAGTGTATTTTCTATACTGAAATGTCTCACGATGCCTCATTTTTAAACCTCCAGCATTGTCTGGAAGGTACTCTCGATGACGAGACACTCCGTATGTATGAGCTCCGTTTTGAAACTCTTACGGAAAATAAAAAACCAGAGACTCTCTTCCAAGAATTCAGTGAACTTATCAAAAATACTGATAAGGCAATTTTTCGAAAGCTCCAAAAAGAATATGCTCACGATCTTCAGAAACTGCAAGATCTCCTCATAAAGGCAAAGGAGAAATCACTTATTTAA
- a CDS encoding sigma-70 family RNA polymerase sigma factor produces the protein MSTPQDKRKKTSPISTKNKEKKDVIQEISLDDIDVGRTPETKGHEKKEKEIFIPPNFEENEDPQDWKVPLKKVIAEDDDTLDHEDRHVLEQIEEDEMLFREKGPKSQGNRINVDRDKDGRRVGKGFNTFIDTSLPEELVQDIPDNIQELIKKGKVEGKISQDELTALLPRAEEDIDLLDRVYNALLVLKIELVDNLERENLFESSKEDEEEKPEMIDLSVISDDSIRMYLNEIGRYPLINGDEEVRLGRLIKKGDQAARKKLAESNLRLVVSIAKKYMGRGLGLLDLIQEGNVGLFRAVDKFDPEKGFKFSTYATWWIRQGVTRAIADQSRTIRVPVHMTETINRFNYTYRMMTQELNREPLIEELAAELEMDVRKVRQIMRISQDILSIDTPVGKEEDATLGDFIQDEKYEKPDDAANMHLVKTNLYDMLDFLTPRERKIVIMRFGLDGGEVHTLEEVGKEFGVTRERVRQIEAKTLQKLKNHPASDKIRYFF, from the coding sequence ATGTCTACCCCTCAGGATAAAAGAAAAAAAACTTCTCCAATTTCAACAAAAAATAAAGAGAAAAAAGATGTGATACAAGAAATATCGCTCGATGATATCGATGTCTGAAGGACGCCAGAGACAAAAGGACACGAAAAGAAAGAAAAGGAGATTTTTATTCCCCCAAATTTTGAAGAAAATGAGGATCCGCAAGACTGGAAAGTCCCTCTGAAAAAAGTCATCGCTGAAGATGATGATACTCTAGATCACGAAGATCGTCATGTCCTAGAACAAATCGAGGAAGATGAGATGCTCTTTCGAGAAAAATGACCAAAATCCCAAGGAAATCGTATCAATGTCGATCGTGATAAGGATGGACGACGCGTCGGAAAATGATTTAATACTTTTATCGATACTTCACTTCCGGAGGAGCTCGTACAAGACATACCAGACAATATCCAAGAACTGATAAAAAAATGAAAGGTGGAGTGAAAAATCAGTCAGGATGAACTCACCGCTCTTCTTCCAAGGGCCGAAGAAGATATCGACCTTCTCGATCGTGTCTACAATGCCTTGCTCGTTCTCAAGATAGAACTCGTCGATAATCTCGAACGTGAAAATCTCTTTGAATCCTCAAAAGAGGATGAAGAAGAAAAGCCAGAAATGATCGATCTCTCAGTCATCTCAGATGATTCGATTCGAATGTATCTGAATGAGATCGGACGCTACCCTCTGATCAATGGTGACGAGGAAGTACGTCTCGGACGTCTGATAAAAAAATGAGATCAAGCCGCTCGAAAAAAACTCGCAGAATCCAATCTCCGTCTCGTCGTCTCAATCGCCAAAAAATATATGGGTCGCGGTCTCGGACTCCTCGATTTGATTCAAGAATGAAATGTCGGACTCTTTCGTGCGGTGGATAAATTTGATCCGGAAAAAGGGTTCAAATTCTCGACCTACGCGACGTGGTGGATCCGTCAGGGTGTCACACGTGCTATCGCTGACCAATCACGCACCATACGTGTCCCAGTACATATGACAGAGACGATTAATCGATTCAATTATACGTACCGGATGATGACACAGGAATTGAATCGTGAACCATTGATTGAAGAGCTCGCTGCCGAACTCGAAATGGATGTCCGAAAAGTTCGCCAGATTATGCGTATTTCCCAAGATATTCTCTCTATCGACACCCCCGTTGGAAAAGAAGAAGATGCCACACTCGGCGACTTTATCCAAGATGAGAAATACGAGAAACCTGATGATGCAGCGAATATGCATCTCGTAAAAACCAACCTCTACGATATGCTCGACTTCCTCACACCTCGTGAGCGAAAGATAGTCATTATGCGATTTGGCCTTGATGGTGGTGAAGTACACACGTTAGAAGAGGTCGGAAAAGAATTTGGTGTGACTCGCGAGCGTGTCCGACAGATCGAAGCAAAGACTCTCCAAAAACTCAAAAACCATCCTGCCAGCGATAAAATCAGGTATTTCTTCTAG